GTAATGGCATGATTATATTTTTCTGAGGCTGACTTGAATTCCACCAGATGCTTCTCATAACTTTTGATGGCTGCTTGAAGCTGTGTTTTTTCCACTGCTCCCAGGATGGCACGGACAATCATATCTATGCCAAGGCCAAGAACAGCAACTCCAATACTACCAAGGAGAGAAGCACCAATTTGAGCTAACACAGTGACCAACTTGTTAATTATGCCAGTTGTGATATTTGAGCCCACAAGTTTAACAGCGACTGCACTGGCTGCAGATGTAGCTTCTCCCAGGATGACCGAAATAACCTTTTGCACTATTGcaattttctctgtttccttttccttaatATCCTGAAGTTTTCTATAGAGGGTTGGCTCTAGCTTGTCTTTTAGTGCTTCATCAACCGTTTGCAATTCCTTTTGGATTTTCATAATGGCTTGGATGATGATATCACAGTTTTCTTTGATGGTCCCGTCTCTTTTCATCTCAATGGAGGCCAGCCTGCACCCCAAGTGCGTATTTAGAACCTCAGTCAGCTTATTGGTGACATCGAAGCTGTCAGATAAGCAATCAAGGAGCTGTTGGTGAAGACGATTTACTTCTTGCCGCCTCTTTGGGTTCTCTGGGTAAAGGAAGTCACTTTGGGCCATATTTCCAATATGATcgctgaaaaataaaatggtaaatttttacTGAAAGTCTTAAAAAACATCTGCTAACTGCGTAGAAGGGACTAGGAAATCTTTTTCTTCATGCATAGCAAAGAAGCAAGATGCTGTGTAAGGAGAATTCCTCAGAACactcaagttttttgttttttttttttttagagatagagtctcactctgttacccaggctggagtgcagtggcgtgattttagctcactgcaacctctgcctcccaggttctagcaattctcctgcctcagcctcctgtgtagctgggattacaggcacacaccaccatgcccagctagttttttgtattttagtagagatggggtttcactgtgttgcccaggctggtctccaactcctgagctcaggcagtccacccccttggcctcccgaagtgctaggattacaggcatgagtcactgtgcccagcctcagcagGTTCTTTAAAACAGTTATTGTTACGAAATTTGGAGTCAGTGTATGGAAAATGTAGGCAACAGAATACAACCCTTTGATGGATAAATTAAGGTATTAGATTTTGTGGTGGTGGGAAATATTCATGTTTATCAGGCATCTGTTTATTAATAAGCATGATTATTTCTAGGTaatatttaataacttttatttgaaacagaCCCCAATTTGAAATGCTTAGCTCTTGATTACTAGTGCTCCTTAGTTTCTCCAACCCCTAGTCATCACATTGACCATACCTACCGACTGATTTCTCTGAATTTACAGGGCTGTTTTTTTGTGTTTCAATACTTggttattttcacttaaaatattcaaattacttTATATTTCTCTACAGgcaagttatttgttttctaaaccTAAGGGATATCCAAAGGCAACATATATATCATGctagaatctttaaaaaatttttttcttgtgataaGAGTATATATTCAAGACTCTTTGGATTAAAATTTCATGTGAGGAGAAGGTAGgaactataaatacaaaaattagccaggcgtggtggtgcacgcctgtaatcccagctactctggagactgaggcaggagaatcacttgaaccggaggtggaggttgcagggagccaagatggtgccactgcactccagcctgggcaacacagagagactgtctcaaaaaaaaaaaagtagtgagaGTGCAtcatagaatgaataaaataacttgACAGGAGACTTCAGCATTTGTTCTTTTGGCCCATGGTACCATTTAGAGAAAACAGTCATGTTCTTCTGTGTTTATTTGGGTGAAAAATCTAAATTTGAGCCAGTAAGAGCACGATGCTACTCAATATGCATACTTTGAGTAGCCTTTCTATGTGGCTggcacttttttttaaaaattaaactcgagagaaaagagagaaaaaatggagTTCTCTATCCATATCCATGTGGAATCTGGCACAGTCTCTTTTTAAGTAAACAACATCGTAATTAACTTGGACCCTATGTCTTCTAGCACCACAGTTCTTATTCTGCTTAAGGGAAACCTCAGAAGCAtagaatgaaggaatgaagatgtttttctttcaagaaaGTAAACCTGAAAATAACATATTCTCCAAATCATATGGATATAATTTGGAAACGGAAAAGggaaaatttttctgaaattgtTTAGAAACATAAATAACCATGTATGTTGTTAGATTTAGAAAAATGCACTGGAACCTCctggcaaaataaactaccatggtcagaaattcatttttatccTTGATTCAAATccagcacacatgcacatatatacaggCAGGCACACGTGTAACAGACACACACTTCCACAAAACAATACTTAGAAAATCTCTAATCCAATTCCCTTTAAATAAATTGCTTGTTGAGGATCCAGTAAATATTCTCTAAACACACAATGGGTTGCAAACTGTAATTTGATAAGCACAGATTtggactttgaattttattttttcttctagtaattttccattaaatgtttgtcttttttgactCCCGGTTTTCAGATCTCATTATGAAGTGAAAACTCTAGTTTCTGACTGACAGGAGAAAATCAGCTATATTCCTCTTCAGACAGTTAGGCGAGAGGAGTTTCCTTATCctgaaaaagttgaaaatatctcTAGCAGCTATCATATGCCATTATATGAAGGCATAGTTTCCAGAAAAGGTGGGTGGTTTTATCTACCTCAAGATAAACCAATGGAGAAATGAACCTTCCTCCTGGATGGGAGGCAGAATGTTTCCAAGTGGTCGGCTCCTTTTCAGTTAACTCATTGTTTTAGCACAACTTCACAAATTAGTCGTAGAATGTTTCTGAAAGACTGAACAAGTGAGCcttatttttttcaggaaaaaaaaaaaaagaactcttctCCCCCCGGTATTAAAACACCATAACCCAACAAAATAGTAAACAGTATGGTACAGGAACAAGAGTCAGTGAATTAATGGAACAAATTAGTCCCCAAAGCAGACTCTTCTAtccatttaataataataaattgtagactctcaaatcaataataatcaaaattattaCTCCATAAATGGTCCTGAGTCATGGGCTAGACTTTGgagttaaaaattaataacaacgTTGCTAGTGTCATACatgtagaaaattaaataatagctagaagaaaatggataattttcaaatatctctATGGAGGAAGACTTTATAAGCCtaaaaccaatgaaaaaaaaatcacatgcaaaAATTTGACTAATAACGATGGCCAAtgtaaaaagaactgaaaacaagctgggggaaaatgcaaaaaaagtactgttattatttttaagatgcaGTGACAATCTAATATATAAATGAGCAAACAACCCTGAACAGAGTACAAAAAAATAGTGTCTAATAAAATGGTGGGAAAAGTTCAGTCTTACTAGAAATCAAAGTGTAAGACACTGTATGTTTTCAACTACTAATGTGTTTCCTCCTTTTAAGTAGTCATGCTCTTGCACTTGCACTCTTACACTCTTCTTCATAGGATCTAGATATCAGTTCATGACTTTGTTCCAATAACGAGTTTGGCTAAGAAACGTTATGATGTGCTAAGAATTATGTTTCCCTTATAATGAAAAAGGACTTTTATTCTGAGTCAGACTTACCTTCCTAGCTTTTTTCCTAAGGGTAGGAAGTGGGGAGGGTTTTCTTCTGCTAACATATCTTCAGcaggcctgccaccacacctgctcaGGTATGTCTGAGTTCCAGCTCTGAATACAGCTCCAGGTTATTTCTACACCCCAAATGAGATAAGGAGCACTGGGCAATTAGGAAGAGGAGAGGTGGGGATTGAAGGTGAAACCATTGAATTGTGTTTTGGATAGGTGAAGTTTGAAGAGCTTAGTGAAGAAGGcaattattaattcattaacaATTCGTCTAGTATGTTAGTACTGACCACGTGTAAGGTCATATGCTAGCACCACTCTGCAAAccatacaaagatgaaaaagacatgGTCCTTGCTTTTTTGGAATTTCTAATCTAGTTAGGAAGTTAAGACAGATTTGTAACTATAATGTCAAGTTGAAAGTAATATGTCGTACAAAATTAAAGGTATAGTTGGTATTTGACTTGTGCAAATCTGTTTTAAACAACCCAtactttaatatataatatattggcACTGTGGCCATATGGAGACATGTAGTCATCTAGTAAGGTTAACAATTTGTAAGCTTTCAAGTAGATATTCTTAAATATGTGCTTGACAGTTGAGGAGAGGTTGGGCACCACATGGAGAACCATAGTTGGTAGGGTGCAGTATTTTCATTATTGCTCTTAACAATTTAGTTCTGACTCCCAAAGCGATAACTCTACTCAGCAAAACAAAAGCCTTGCAATTACTTGGAGTCACCCTTCTTAAAGGTCAGAGTTGTTACTCATGCAAGCTTCAAGTGATATTTTACAAACAACCCATAATATTGTGCCCGAGAGGAGTTCTGTGCCATATATTTTCTCCATCTTATTCCATTTTCAGTGACGACCTGTCACTTTCAGAGATTGTGGCATCAGCAGCAAGTAGTATATTTAATCCAGCTCTGGTTACACCCATTCTATGGTAAGTTTGAACTTTTACATAATTTGAATTATCACATGATGGTGCTTCCTGTCAGTGAAAAATTCCACTTGGGGAATTACCATCCACTTTTGTACAGAGTTTATGCTactatttgaatattttactgtAGTTATCCATGAAATGGGCTCTGTAGTGCCCTGGAGCAACTGCTGGGGAACTGCCAGCCAGCAGGTGGAGCTCTTGGTCTCTGGGACTCCCGTTTTTCACCTGGGCCTTTGCTGGACTGGAGCAGCTGTGCTTTCTCTTGCTCTTCACATGTGGGATCTGGGTaggtaaaattttatttgatgaCAGAGTTCTGTTGCTAAAACAAAGTCTGGAAACTTTTGacttgttattttattaaaaaatgacaaaaacatctGAAAGTGCTGATGCCATTGATCAGCACACCTtatgaaatgaaaatagagacagagGTTAGCTTGAGATGGATGCTTACTGCACCTAACCTTGTCACTTTTTTTGAATTGAGAAGTCAACATTTAAGATTAAAGAGCATATAAGATATGGTAGAAATATACTGATAATTGTATCTAAAAGTTAAGGTTTATTTAATGACACCATACAGTTGTTTTAGTTTTTCAGAAAAGGAACCAccttacaaaatgaaaatgtattgatCGTCAtatgttcaaataaaactttttagGATACTTCGTGAATAACAGTAGTGCGTTGACTGTCAAGTGCTAGTGAACTTGGAAATTAATATCAAGATGATTAGAGAAAGCTTCATGGATAATGCAATATATGATTTGTGCTTTGATAGATGGTATATTATGGAGAAATTAAAAGTGAATGGTTTggtaaaacaaataattttttaatatatacttattaccagtaatatataaacttttttaaCTAGAGGAGAAAAAACACCCATAAacctatcattttattttttatttttgttattccttttcaaaatttgtttatatGCATAAGTATCTTTACAAATTTGTCATAATAGTATAAGTAAAATTCATCATATTAATTTACTTAACACTTTACCctatttagagttttaaaaatattttattggttgCATATACTATTCCCTATCTTTACCGTAGTTTAATAAATCCAAAATTGTTTCACTATCACAAATAATATTCTAATGAGCATCACGATACCCACAGATTTTTTTTACTCCATTATCTGGATTATTTCCTCAGCATAAATACCTAGAAGAATTACATAATTAGTGGCATAAGTAATgggaattaaatttttattacttttgatcTGTATCGTAAACTGCATtccaaaagctttttctgtgctaccccaaataaagttttatagtaGGATACTGGGTATCCTGCTGtaaattttttacaatttttattttagattcaggaggttcATATGCAAGTTTGTTGCCTGACTATACTGTGTGTTGCGGAGGTTTAGGGTGTGAATGATCCCATCATCCAGACACTAAGCATAGTGCTGGTATCTTTCCAAGCCAGAGATAGTCCTGCTTAAATATTATTGATTTGCGAAGTGTAAGGTTAAATTTCAAAAAGAGAAGTTCTTGCCTGTTTGGAAATACAAACTGAAAATGTttacaatgaaatgaaatggtCTCTGAGATTTGCTCACAAATCATCTGGAAAGAATAGTGGGGTAGGGTTACAGAGGAAAAAAGATTGGCCttgttttggtaatttttaaagctGAGTTATGGGTACATGGGAGTTTATTATATTATTGTCTCTACCTCTGTGTATGTTTGAACTTTTCttataataacaattaaaaaagaaagaaaggaaaatatgacCCCGTCTAAACCTCTGATGTTTAGTCATTAGTGCTCTCTGAGGTTTTACGTTTCTTCTTGCTGTCACTTTTCTTCACTGTccaaatggggttttgccatcatGCACAGTTCCCTTATTTGGGAGTGTGGAAATAGGGTATAGGTAAAATCAGGAGCTTTTCAGGAGAAAATAACAGCTTCTAACTAGTTCTGAGTCTCCTTTAATTCAAATAAAACTGTGGcctttaattaaaacaaaaattgctcATGATGTGATGATATACTTTCTgatataaattcttttaaaaaatgtttctgagcAGAAAGAAGAATATTAAAGTCATTCATCAGCATTTATCAAGTGTTCACTGGTGAAGCCTCTACTGTATCCCTTGAGGCATTTGAAAAAGACAGTGTTCCTTGCCCTCAAGATGATAACGGCCTGTTTGGAGACACACAGCAAATGCTCAGAGACATTTAGATAGAACATAATTTATGAAAGTACTATAAGTACTATACATTAACCAGTATTGGATTCCACATTCATTCTTTTGTGGCATAGAAGGAAATGGTACTATCCATATAAACTTCACATGTTCACACAGGTATCATTTTATCCTTAATCCTTCTTAAAATTGATGTCTTTACTGCTTCTCTTCCACTCTGACTTAGTCAGTCCTAgaaattgttaattttcttccttctctgctgtCTTCAGAGAAGGCACCAGGGAAGGTTCCTTCCAAATCACAAGGAACATGTCATGGGATCCTCTTATAACAAAGCtgctttttttactttattttatttatggttAGGATTCAAGACTGACAGGCTGTTTCAAATTCCTCCTCCTATTGAGAAACAGAGTATTATATCAATAGAAATATCCACGTTGCTTACCTTGCTGTGTTTCTGAGTTCCGTGGTCCCAGCAGTTGTTGAGGAGTATTGTTAACGTGCTTTTTCATCTGGTTTCCTCTGGATATTTCTGGTGGAATGTGATGACTTACAGACTTTGCTGGTCTCTGCTGGGTCCCTCTGCCTGTCTGGTTTATAGGCTATTTCTACGTGGCTTGGACCTCAGGATTCTTTTATCTCGTATTGATAAAAACTTAGTCTATGGTATTAAGTTATATAAATTGAAAGACTAATAGTgtgtaaaacttatttttaaatttctgttctttaatggactttttatttttgagaagtgCTATATAACTGAGCTAATTCAATTCAGTAGAGAAGATGGCTCTTTGATTGCAGCTCTCAGATTTTGGGGTTTTATCTTGTCAACTGTTCCAGATATTAAGTTTCTGTTAGCTTCTGTTGCATTTGTACCTCTCACTGTTGCTGATTATTTAAATTCTCAAGAGATATAAATGCAGTTACTtgcatccaattttttttttcttttctttccagctAGGAGTTCTCCTCTTTATCACTCTTTCTCTTCCTATGTTGGTGAATTGTCTTGACAGTATAAAAACCTTGAAGTCCAACTCGAGTCTTTTCTCCGAAAGCTCAGATCAGAGTTTTCCCTGCTGCTTCTTCCGGCTTCTGTCTTCAGACCTGTTAATTCCTCCGCAGCAAAGACACCTGAGTCACAGGGAAATCACTCAGCCCCAGTGTAACTTAATGAAAGACAGCAGGCTTTACCCTCAGACAGTCCTGGTTTTGTGTACTCCAAGTACCACTTACTGGTCATGTAACCCTAAGaaagtcac
This sequence is a window from Theropithecus gelada isolate Dixy chromosome 11, Tgel_1.0, whole genome shotgun sequence. Protein-coding genes within it:
- the SMCO3 gene encoding single-pass membrane and coiled-coil domain-containing protein 3; translation: MAQSDFLYPENPKRRQEVNRLHQQLLDCLSDSFDVTNKLTEVLNTHLGCRLASIEMKRDGTIKENCDIIIQAIMKIQKELQTVDEALKDKLEPTLYRKLQDIKEKETEKIAIVQKVISVILGEATSAASAVAVKLVGSNITTGIINKLVTVLAQIGASLLGSIGVAVLGLGIDMIVRAILGAVEKTQLQAAIKSYEKHLVEFKSASEKYNHAITEVINLVKHQMK